A DNA window from Hordeum vulgare subsp. vulgare chromosome 1H, MorexV3_pseudomolecules_assembly, whole genome shotgun sequence contains the following coding sequences:
- the LOC123448258 gene encoding endoglucanase 3 has translation MAAVLRCLLLALAVLVVRNAAALPHHGPAKHDYRDALTKSILFFEGQRSGRLPPSQRVSWRRSSGLSDGSSVKVDLTGGYYDAGDNVKFGFPLAFSSTMLAWSVLEFGGMMKGELQHARDAVRWGSDYLLKATAHPDTVYVQVGDAGKDHACWERPEDMDTPRTVYKVDPSTPGSDVAAETAAALAAASLVFRKSDPAYSSRLVARAKRVFEFADKHRGVYSAKLSSYVCPYYCSYSGYQDELLWGAAWLHRATKSPVYLSYIKLNGQLLGADEQDNTFGWDNKHAGARILLSKSFLVQKVGALQEYKAHADSFICSMVPGTPTDQTTYTRGGLLFKLSDSNMQYVTSSSFLLLTYAKYLVSAKKTVSCGGVAVTPQRLRAIARRQVDYLLGSNPMGMSYMVGYGAKYPKKLHHRASSLPSVAAHPGKIGCSQGFTGLYSGAANPNVHVGAVVGGPNQNDQFPDQRSDYEHSEPATYINAPLVGALAYLAHSSGQL, from the exons ATGGCTGCCGTCCTCCGGTGCCTCCTGCTGGCCCTGGCCGTCCTGGTTGTCCGCAATGCCGCCGCCCTGCCGCACCACGGCCCCGCCAAGCACGACTACAGGGACGCTCTCACCAAGTCCATCCTCTTCTTCGAGGGCCAGAGGTCCGGCAGgctcccgccgtcccagcgcgtgTCCTGGCGCCGGAGCTCCGGCCTATCCGACGGCTCCTCCGTCAAG GTTGATCTGACCGGAGGGTACTACGACGCCGGGGACAACGTCAAGTTCGGGTTCCCGCTGGCCTTCAGCTCGACCATGCTGGCGTGGAGCGTGCTGGAGTTCGGCGGGATGATGAAGGGCGAGCTGCAGCACGCCCGGGACGCCGTCCGCTGGGGCTCCGACTACCTCCTCAAGGCCACCGCCCACCCCGACACCGTCTACGTCCAG GTTGGGGACGCGGGCAAGGACCACGCGTGCTGGGAGCGGCCGGAGGACATGGACACGCCGAGGACGGTGTACAAGGTCGACCCCAGCACCCCCGGCTCCGACGTCGCCGCCGAGACCGCCGCCGCGCTCGCCGCGGCATCCCTCGTCTTCCGCAAGTCCGACCCGGCCTACTCCAGCCGGCTCGTCGCCAGGGCCAAGAGG GTGTTCGAGTTCGCTGACAAGCACAGGGGCGTGTACAGCGCCAAGCTCTCGTCATACGTCTGCCCCTACTACTGTTCCTACTCCGGATACCAG GACGAGCTGCTATGGGGCGCCGCATGGCTACACCGGGCGACCAAGAGCCCCGTCTACCTCAGCTACATCAAGCTGAACGGCCAGCTGCTCGGCGCCGACGAGCAGGACAACACCTTCGGATGGGACAACAAGCACGCCGGCGCCAGGATCCTGCTCTCCAAGTCCTTCCTGGTGCAGAAGGTGGGCGCGCTGCAGGAGTACAAGGCACACGCGGACAGCTTCATCTGCTCCATGGTGCCCGGCACCCCCACCGACCAGACGACCTACACCCGGGGCGGCCTCCTCTTCAAGCTCAGCGACAGTAACATGCAATACGTCACCTCCAGCTCCTTCCTCCTGCTCACCTACGCCAAGTACCTCGTCTCCGCCAAGAAGACCGTCTCCTGCGGCGGCGTCGCCGTCACCCCGCAGCGCCTCCGCGCCATTGCCAGGCGTCAG GTTGACTACCTGCTGGGGAGCAACCCGATGGGCATGTCGTACATGGTGGGGTACGGCGCCAAGTACCCGAAGAAGCTGCACCACCGGGCCTCCTCGCTGCCCTCCGTCGCGGCGCACCCGGGGAAGATCGGGTGCTCGCAGGGGTTCACCGGCctctactccggcgcggccaaccCGAACGTGCACGTCGGCGCCGTCGTGGGCGGGCCGAACCAGAACGACCAGTTCCCCGACCAGCGCAGCGactacgagcactcggagccggcCACCTACATCAACGCGCCCCTCGTCGGGGCGCTCGCCTACCTCGCCCACTCCTCCGGCCAGCTCTAA